The following DNA comes from Plasmodium vivax chromosome 11, whole genome shotgun sequence.
GACTGCGGGAGTGCGTATGGCGAGGGGGGCATCTGCGAGGACGACCCGGGCGGGGGAATGAAAAGCGGAATGGGGAGCGGaatgggaagcggcaaagggggggacaATCAAAGGGGAGACTACCAAGAGAGGGACTACCCCGGGGGAGACAAGAGGGAGGAGGCGTTCTTCCGCAAGGAAGGCCCAGTGGCCGGCGCGAGCAACCCCGTGAACTACAGCAGCTTCGACTACGTGTACTTCTCCAGCCAGAAGAGCCGCGAGCAGAAGGCTGCTTCAGCAGGGAGGGAGGACACTCCAGGGGAGGTTCCCGCAGATGGTGAAGCGAATGGGGAAGTCTCCACAGATGAGCGTACAAAAGAGGGAGTCGCCCCCCTCGGTGATCACCACTCCGGGGAAAACAAACCCAGCGATGTGGAGGAGACGGGGCAGCGGGAAAAACCAAACCAAAGCGACCCCCCCCAGGAGGTGATAGAAAACATAAAGTGTAGTAACCGCGTCCCATTTATAAAACTATTTGATAGCAATTtgaaaaacgtaaaaaattttgacttttgcaaaagtttGTCCTCCTCGAATGCGTCCTCTGTGAACTCGAACGTGAGCAACGTCGAGGTGGAGAGAGCCGCcaggggggagcagccaaaCGGGGAGGAGTCGCCACCCCAGGGTGAAACTCAAACACAGGGGGAAGCAACCTCCGACGCGAAGAAACCCCCCAAGAGGGGGGACAACACGTACGAGTTCCTCTACTtcaggggaaggaaaagctCCAATAAGGAAAAGGCGGCAGAGGATAAGccccccgaggggggggaggacgcGAAGGATGCTAGGGACGCGGACGGCGAGGGGCACGCACAGGGGGAAGTGCAGAAGGATggcgaaaaaagggacgGCCAGTTCATCAAAGAAAATGAGCTGAAAGACAGCTACTTTAGGAAgcgaaagaagaagaagatttTCATCCAGATGACCTCGATGAACGGGGTTCTTCACAAGAAAGGGAGGGGCAAGGCCTCGAGTGGTGGGAGTGGCTACCCCGGCTGCAACGGCGGCTACAATGGCGGCGGGAGTGGCTGcctcgggggggaggacgAGCTGGGCGAGGCGCAGCGGCTGATGCGGGGCGGCGCCTTCTGGGAGGAAGTCCAGAGGCACAAGCTGACCCACCTGTGCCACGTGCAGATCCCCACGCTGCAGAAGAAAATCACCTTCGACGATAATGTGAGTAGCGATTTGTATAATTACCTCTTCAATTTCAACAGCTTCACGAAGAAGGTCCTCCATCACtatgaaaacaaaatgagtGTAACGAATGTCTATTACCACATCTTCAAACTGGGTCTACTCTTTCACCCCCTATGTTATGTCAATTCGTTTAggaatttttctattttatatAACTACCTAATCAACACCACCTTGTCCCTCTTCATGTTGATGCGATCACTCACCATattgaaaaatgagaagcttAATCAAATCGTTTACGCGGTAATTTTTGGGGAATACATCaacgttcattttttgctaaagATTTTGACGAATGATCTGAAGGAACCCTACTTTTACCATCAGTTCTTCGATCCCCATAAGAAGGTTAACGTGAGTGAGAGTCCCTCGGACGACTTGGAGTTTGAAAATGTGTATTGCTCCTCCATTGAGCATTTGCTGCCGGAGTACAataaggaggaggagctggTTTGCCTGGACTTGGTCAACGGCTACtacctgggggggggggcggccccTCACGAGGGAGCAGCTACTCAAAGGGGAGCGGCTactcaaaggggggaagcgccttCTCACGAGGTTGACGCGCCTTCCAAGGAGTCCATCAGCAGCGTTCCCGGCGGACAGGCAGAAGATTTCCCCGCTTTGGAAAGCCCCCATCCAGCCGCTCCCACCGCGACTATGAGGAAGTACGACGAGCTGAGCAACCCCATTCTGCTGAACTTCCTGCTGCTGACCAACgtgcagaaggagaagaatataaaaaaatgcgaaaaggacaacatgaagaacaaaatttctGACGTGTACCTACTGCTGAGCATCCAGTTcgtttcaaattttttgaaagcgTACGATGGGAAGTTGAGCGACTTGGCCATcccgttttttaaaatttctcaTCACAATTTTGTGTACGTTTTTTGGAGCATCATTAATGTGcacataaataatttgtacCTCCGGATCATAACGCTCAAGCTGTTGATCAACTTGACGCTGGTGTATATCGAGCGGATAGGGGACGAGCGCGCGTGCGAGGATTTCGCGGCGCCACTGCTGGGGCTCATTCGGAAGGTGCGCACGCAGCGGCGACTACTCAGCGGCGACTACTCAGTAGCAACCACTCAGTCGCATTAACTCAATCGCAACTGCTCAATCGCGACCGCTCAGTCGCTGCTCCGCAGTCTTGACCGCCCACCCACTAACATGCTTGCCCCCCGCCTGCAGATCAAGAAAAAGCTCGCCAACAAAATCAAGAGCATCATTGGGAAAATGGAGTACAAAGTGTGCCAGATTTTTTGGGTAACTCTCCCGCTGGGGCTTCAGCCCCTTCCGCGGAGGATCCTTTATATGACTGTCCATTCGCCGCAcggcacttttttttttttttttttcccttaggAGGAGAGCAAAATATACGAGAATTGCTTCCAGGAAAGGATTAACATTTGCCGCGACTCCGTCCTCATAAACATCGTGAATGACGTGGATGGTATGGCGTcaacgggggggagcgcAAGCGAGCGGGAATGCGGCGTGTGCGCGTtgacttgttcattttgtgctcattttgtgtattttatcTGCTTATTTTATCTGCTTATTTTATctgcttatttattttattttttccttttttccccttttgcagagTCCGGCGACAACAACTTCCTGTGCTACCCCGTTTCGCAGATCGAAATATATCGAAGGAATGTGCACGTAGGGATTGAGAGGCGGCGGAGAGGCGGTGGAGAGGCGGTGAAGACGCCGCGGGGGGCACCTATGGTGTGGCTGCCGTgagcccctccccccgaATGAATGCGTCTTCACCTCAGCGTTGATCGCTTTGCTGCACACCCCCCCTTTCACCGCTCCCTCCTTTGGCAGGCCCTGTTCGTGCTAGACGGAGTGTCTAGCAAGTTGCAGAAGCTTCTTTCCGTCGCGAAggggtaataaaaaagaggcgaaaaaggcgaagcgtgagaaaataaagcgaacgaacgaacTGGCAGACTAACGAACTTACAAACGACGGACGcttgcttcccctccccccgcagcgaaCAGGACCACACCATCCCCTTCGACTTCAACTACAACGACATGTCGGCCCTCATCGacataaagaacaaaaacacCATCAAGTGCTACCTGAAGAATAGCAACCAAATTGTAACTCTGCTTTGCGCTGGCGTGCTGGCGTGCTGACGAGCAGTTGCGCTGGCGAGCAGTTGCGCTGGCGAGCAGTTGAgcttctcaccgattcgcttctcaccgatgcgcttctcaccgattcgcttctcaccgattcgcttctcaccgattcgcttctcaccgattcgcttctcaccgatgcgcttctcaccgatgcgcttctcaccgatgcgcttctcaccgattcgcttctcaccgattcgcttctcaccgatgcgcttctcaccgattcgcttctcaccgattcgcttctcaccgattcgcttctcaccgattcgcttctcaccgattcgcttctcaccgattcgcttctcaccgattcgcttctcaccgattcgcttctcaccgattcgcttctcaccgatgcgcttctcaccgattcgcttctcaccATTGCGCCAACCGCTTTACCTTCCCCCCCGCTCAGTTCAACTGCTACTACATCGAGGACGGCACGAACTTCCTGCTGTGCATCCCCTCGAACAGCCACGTGAACCAGGCACTCATCATCTTCTGCTACCCCCTAATGCTCATCGACCTGTACATTGATAAAAACGACAGCAAGAAGTTAATCATCCACATTTACAGCTACAACAGCgaggggggtagcggcgtggAGGGCAGCGGCGTGGAGTGTAGCGGCGTGGAGCGAAGCCTCGTGGAGAGTACCCCCGGGGAGGATGCCTCTGGGGCAAACTTTAACAACTCCGAAAAGATTTTTCACAGCAGCAATTTAGACAGCAACTACATGAACACGGTCAGGTGCTACAGCGCCAACAATGAGGACGGCCTCTTGGAGGAGGCCCCCAAGGTGCACAAGAACGACTACATCCTCAACAAGTACAGCTCTGCCTATAAGAAGAATCGGACGTAAGGGCGgccataaaaaaggggattatTGTGTGTGGGCACCCCTCGTTGAAACGCTCCTCGATTGTCTCCCCACTGTGCATCCATCAATCTTAGCAGCTCCCGCGTGTGCACCTTTTCCACTCCCCCTCTgattacttcctttttttttcctccccattgCAGCATAACCAACGTGAAGAAGGAGTGGTGCCACAAGGAGCTGAACTTCATgaagaacattttgaagCTGAACTTCTACGACACCACCAGATCGCTCATTGTCTACGTGCGTTTGCCGAGGCGCGGTCTGCCCCTCAGCGGTTGTGCCGTCTGCCCCTCAGCAGTTGTGCCGTCTGCCCCTCAGCGGTTGTGCCGTCTGCCCCTCAGCGGTTGTGCCGTCTGCCCTCCGCAGTTGTGCCTTCCCCTCCGTAATTGCTTCTTTTCTccacccccccgcagaaGGAACTCAAATCTGGGATACAACACATAAACGATAAGTACAAGAAGAA
Coding sequences within:
- a CDS encoding hypothetical protein, conserved (encoded by transcript PVX_114075A); this translates as MWNVFNFNNFDDKLKNSKNEKEVYTHEDLRYYFEKLVKINLNNVNINNFIELLRKITQITIWGDKYDDQIFQYFCEDNIFNHFIHLLRQNINKNIRIQIYQSLTLLIQNLQKDISLYYIFSNNKINNLIYTTFIYQDDEIMPYYISMIKSISFFLNYHTSKFFFNEKSMKFPLYTESLRLYKFNDIITRTYVKNIILNILKIEDEGIENLILLRSAFFTILVCYLRNHIIRMNKIYTKIKESEKLKKMFNTCLDEVDDVLYFFEDMLNCEKKRINDMLMVKLLLYFFFPLIGSFHSSIYFDCGSAYGEGGICEDDPGGGMKSGMGSGMGSGKGGDNQRGDYQERDYPGGDKREEAFFRKEGPVAGASNPVNYSSFDYVYFSSQKSREQKAASAGREDTPGEVPADGEANGEVSTDERTKEGVAPLGDHHSGENKPSDVEETGQREKPNQSDPPQEVIENIKCSNRVPFIKLFDSNLKNVKNFDFCKSLSSSNASSVNSNVSNVEVERAARGEQPNGEESPPQGETQTQGEATSDAKKPPKRGDNTYEFLYFRGRKSSNKEKAAEDKPPEGGEDAKDARDADGEGHAQGEVQKDGEKRDGQFIKENELKDSYFRKRKKKKIFIQMTSMNGVLHKKGRGKASSGGSGYPGCNGGYNGGGSGCLGGEDELGEAQRLMRGGAFWEEVQRHKLTHLCHVQIPTLQKKITFDDNVSSDLYNYLFNFNSFTKKVLHHYENKMSVTNVYYHIFKLGLLFHPLCYVNSFRNFSILYNYLINTTLSLFMLMRSLTILKNEKLNQIVYAVIFGEYINVHFLLKILTNDLKEPYFYHQFFDPHKKVNVSESPSDDLEFENVYCSSIEHLLPEYNKEEELVCLDLVNGYYLGGGAAPHEGAATQRGAATQRGEAPSHEVDAPSKESISSVPGGQAEDFPALESPHPAAPTATMRKYDELSNPILLNFLLLTNVQKEKNIKKCEKDNMKNKISDVYLLLSIQFVSNFLKAYDGKLSDLAIPFFKISHHNFVYVFWSIINVHINNLYLRIITLKLLINLTLVYIERIGDERACEDFAAPLLGLIRKIKKKLANKIKSIIGKMEYKVCQIFWEESKIYENCFQERINICRDSVLINIVNDVDESGDNNFLCYPVSQIEIYRRNVHALFVLDGVSSKLQKLLSVAKGEQDHTIPFDFNYNDMSALIDIKNKNTIKCYLKNSNQIFNCYYIEDGTNFLLCIPSNSHVNQALIIFCYPLMLIDLYIDKNDSKKLIIHIYSYNSEGGSGVEGSGVECSGVERSLVESTPGEDASGANFNNSEKIFHSSNLDSNYMNTVRCYSANNEDGLLEEAPKVHKNDYILNKYSSAYKKNRTITNVKKEWCHKELNFMKNILKLNFYDTTRSLIVYKELKSGIQHINDKYKKKLEEYLNTF